The DNA sequence CCGATGAACTGCTCCATCAGGTCGCCGGTCTCGTCTTCGAGCCACGACAGCGCCACGCCCGACTGCGGGGCGTCCGCCACCGGCCGGTAGGTGAGGTCACGGCGGTGGTGCAGGCGCGCGAGCGACTGCGGGAGGACCAGCACGCCGATGCCCGCCGCGACGAGCTCGATCGCGTCCGCCGTCGTCGCCGGGCGGTCCACGGCCGGGCGACCCGGGAGCGAATCCCACTCGATCGTGTCATCGAGGGGGTGCAGCACGACCTCGTCCGCCAAGTCCGCTGTGGACACTTCGTCGGCCGCGGCGACCAGGTGGTCCTTCGGCACGAGGACGACCGTCGTCTCGGTGTAGAGCGGGATCGCGTGCAGGCCCTCGCGGTCGAGCGGCGAGCGCAGCAGGGCCGCGTCGGCGCCGCGCTCGCGCACGAGGGCGGTGGCGTCCGCGGCGGCCACGGGAACGAGCAGCAGCGGCACTTCGGGGACCCGCTCGGCCCAGGTCCGCACCCACTTGGCGGGTGTCGCTCCCGGGACGTACGCGAGCCGGAAGGAGGCGGGAACGTCCGGGCCGGTCACCGGGTCAGGTTACCGGTCGGGCGCTGGCTACCCTGGACGGCATGACGTCGCACAAGACCACCCAGACGATGAAGCCCGCGACAGCGGCGAAGAAACTGGGTGTGTACCTCGAAGCCACGCCCCCGGAGTTCCAGGAGGGCGTCGTCTCGCGCGACGAGCTGAACGCGCTGCAGACCGACCCGCCGGAGTGGCTGCGCGAGCTGCGCCGCACCGGCCCGCACCCGCGCCAGGTCGTCGCGGCGAAGCTGGGCGTGTCCATCGGCGGCCTCGCGCGCGGCGGTGTCACCGACGCGCTCACCACCGAGCAGATCGACGCGCTGAAGACGGAAAGCCCGGCCTGGCTGGAGCGCGAGCGCGCCACCCAGGCCGAGGTGCGCAAGGAAGCCGAACGGGTCAAGGAAAGCGGCCGAGAAAACGGCAAGGAGCAGGCGAACTGACCGCCGCCGACACCTCCCTCGCCCGCGCCGAGGCGCTCGACGCCGCCGACGAGCTGGCCGCGTTCCGGGGCCGGTTCGTGCCGATCGCGGATCCCGGCGTCGTCGCCTACCTCGACGGGAACTCCCTCGGCCGGCCTCTGCTCGCCACGGCGGAACGGCTCCAGGAAGTCGTCACCCAGGAGTGGGGTTCGCGGCTGATCCGGTCGTGGGACGAACGCTGGCTCACGCTGCCCGGGCAGCTCGGTGACGAACTGGGCCGGGTCGCGCTCGGGGCCGCGCCCGGGCAGGCGATCGTCGCCGATTCGACGTCCGTCTGCCTGTACAAGACGATCCGGGCCGCCGTCGCGCTGCGGCCGGGGCGCGACGAGCTCGTCACGGACACCGCGAACTTCCCCACCGACCGGTTCCTCGTCGAGAGCGTCGCCGCCGAACTGGGCCTGACCGTGCGGTGGATCGACGCCGACCCGTGGGACGGCTTCGGCGCCGAGCAGGTCGCGGCCGTCGTCGGCGAGCGCACCGCGGCGGTCGTGCTGTCCCATGTGGACTACCGGTCCGCGGCGATCGCCGACCTGGCCGGGATCACCCGGCTGGCGCACGAGCACGGCGCGCTCGTCGTCTGGGACCTCTGCCACAGCGTCGGCTCGATCCCGGTGGAGCTGGACGCGGCCGGCGTCGACTTCGCGGTCGGCTGCACGTACAAGTTCCTCAACGCCGGCCCCGGCGCGCCCGCGTTCCTCTACGTCGCCGCCCGGCACCACAGCGCGTTCGGCCAGCCGATCACCGGCTGGATGGGAGCGGCCGACACCTTCGGCATGGCGGCACGCTACGAACCGGCGCCCGGCATCCGCCGCGCGCTGTCCGGCACCCCGCCGGTGCTCGGCCTGGTCGGCGTCCGGGAAGGTGTCGCGCTGCTGGCCGAGGCCGGGATCACGCGCGTGCGCGCCAAGGCCGTCGAGCTGGGCCGGTGGGTCCTGGACCTCGCCGACGCGTGGCTGGTCCCGCTCGGGTTCACGATCGCCTCGCCGCGGGACGACGACCGGCGCGGCGGCCACGTCACGCTCCGGCACCCGGACGCCGAACGGCTCTCTGCGGTGCTCATCGACCACGGCGTCATCATCGACTTCCGCCGCCCGGACGGCATCCGGATCGGTCTGAGCCCGCTGACCACCGGCTTCGCCGAGGTCCGGCGCGCGATGGCCCGGATCCGCGAACTGGCCTGACCTCGCCCGCGTCCGCCTGGGTTTCACGCCGCCCAAAATAGTAGCCATGTATTTAGTAGCCATGTACTGTATCGACCGTGAGCAGCACATCGAACGGCGCGACGCCGGGTTACCTCGTCTGGCGGCTGTCCATGAAGTGGCGCGTGGCCGTCGACCGCGCCCTGGCGCCGCTGGGGCTGACCCACGCCCAGTACGTGCTGATGGCGTCGCTCTACGGCCTGGAGGGCACCGGCCGGCAGCCGAGCCAGCGGGAACTGGCCGACCAGACCGGGCTCGAGGCGCTCTACGTCTCCAAGCTGGCCCGCGCCCTCGACGCCGACGGGCTCATCGCCCGCACCCGCGACGCCGCCGACAACCGGACCGTCCGGCTGACCCTCACCGGCCACGGCCGCGAGATCGTCCGGCCGGCGATCACCACGGTGAGCACCCTGCTCGACCGGCTCCTGGCCCCCCTCGGCGGCCGCGACGGCGCACGCACCGACGCGCTGGTCCGCGAGCTCACCCTCCTGCTCGACACCCCCCTCGATCCCTCCTGAAGGACCGGCCATGCCCGAAACCCCCGTCCTCGATTCGGTCATCCACCACGAAGAATCCGGTAGCGGCGCCCCGATCGTGTTCCTGCACGGCAACCCCGGCTCGTCGTACGGCTGGCGCAACGTCCTGCCGGACGTCGGGGCCGGACGGCTGCTGGCCCCCGACCTGATCGGCATGGGCCGCTCGGGCAAGCCCGACGTCCCGTACGCCTTCGCCGACCACGCCCGCTACCTCGACGCCTGGTTCGACGCGCTCGGCCTGGCCGACGTCGTCCTCGTCGGGCACGACTGGGGCGGCGCCCTCGCGTTCGACTTCGCCGCGCGGCACCCCGGCCGCGTCCGGGGGCTGGCGTTCTTCGAGACGATCGTCAAGCCGATGGCCTGGGAGGACCTGTCGCCGCAGGCGGCCGAGCGGTCGCGGAAGATCCGCACCCCCGGCGTCGGCGAGGAGATGGTGCTGGACCGGAACCTGTTCGTGCGGCAGGCCTTCACCGGCGGGGTGCGCACGCCGGTCGCCGATCTCGAGCCCTACCTGGCGCCGTTTCCGACGCCGGAGAGCCGCCGCCCGGTCCTCGCGTGGGCCCGCCAGCTCCCCCTCGGCGGCGACCCGGCCGGGCTCGTCACGCGCATCGAGGCCTACGACGGGTGGCTGGCTTCCAGCGACGACGTCCCCAAGCTGCTGCTGACGTTCGAGGGCTCGCCGACCCTGCTCATCGGGGACGCGATGACGCGGTGGTGCAGGGAGAACGTCGCGGCACTGGACGTCGTCGCGGGCGGCGAAGCCGGGCACCACGCCCAGGAGGACCGGCCGAAGGAGATCGCCGCCGCGATCGCCGCCTGGGCGGACAACCACGGGCTGCGGTAATACTGTCGATCAAGGACGGACCGCCGCGCGAAGGGACACCTGATGGCCACGACCGTGGCGGAACAGCTCATCGAAGTGCTGCACGCGGCGGGCGTGCGGCGGATCTACGGCCTCGTAGGCGACAGTCTCAACCCGATCGCGGACGCCGTCCGCCGGCACCCGGACTTCGACTGGGTGCACACCCACAACGAGGAGGGCGCGGCCTTCGCGGCGTCCGCCGAAGCCCAGGTCACGGGCAGGCTGGCGGTCTGCGCCGGCAGCTGCGGGCCCGGCAACACGCACCTGATCCAGGGCCTCTACGACGCCCACCGCAGCGGCGCGCCGGTGCTGGCGCTCGCGTCGCACATCCCGTCGGACCAGATCGGCACCGGCTACTTCCAGGAGACGCACCCGGAGCGGGTGTTCGCCGACTGCAGCCACTTCACCGAGATGGTCAACGGCGCCGCGCAGATGCCGCGGCTGCTGCGGATCGCCATGCAGACCGCGGTCGGCAAGCACGGCGTGTCCGTGCTGGTCATCCCCGGTGATGTCGGCGCCCGGCCGGTCGCGCACGAAACCGGGACGAGCCCGCTCGCCTACCGCACGCCCGTCGAGGAGCCGGCCGCCGAAGACGTCCGCGAGCTGGCCGAGCTGATCAACCGGGCGGAGAGCGTCGCCTTGTTCGCCGGCGCCGGGGTCCGCGACGCGCGGGCGGAGGTGCTGGAGCTCGCCGCCACGGTCAACGCGCCGATGGGCCACTCGCTCGGCGGCAAGGAGTGGATCCAGTACGACAACCCGTACGACGTCGGCATGAGCGGCCTGCTCGGCTACGGCGCCTGTTACGAGGCGACGCAGGAAGCGGACCTGCTTCTGCTGCTGGGCACGGACTTCCCGTACGACAGCTTCCTGCCGGGCCGCCGCACGGTGCAGATCGACCGCGACGCCGCGCGGCTGGGCCGGCGCACGCCCCTGGAGCTGGGGGTCACCGGCGACGTCGGGGCGACGCTGCGCGCGGTGCTGCCGCTGCTGGAACGGCGGACCGACCGGACGTTCCTGGACAAGATGCTGCGGCGGCACGCCAAGGCGCTCGAGAACGTCGTTTCGGCCTACACCAAGGACATCACGAAGCTGCGGCCGATCCACCCGGAGTACGTCGCGGCGCAGCTGGACGAGCTGGCCGGCACCGACACGATCTTCACCGTGGACACCGGGATGTGCAACGTGTGGGCCGCCCGCTACCTGACACCGGGGCCGGGCCGGCGGGTGCTCGGCTCGTTCCGGCACGGCTCGATGGCCAACGCGCTGCCGATGGCGATCGGCGCCCAGACGGCGGCGCCGGGCCGGCAGGTGGTTTCGCTCTCCGGCGACGGCGGGCTGTCGATGCTGCTGGGCGAGC is a window from the Amycolatopsis sp. NBC_00355 genome containing:
- a CDS encoding LysR family substrate-binding domain-containing protein, which encodes MTGPDVPASFRLAYVPGATPAKWVRTWAERVPEVPLLLVPVAAADATALVRERGADAALLRSPLDREGLHAIPLYTETTVVLVPKDHLVAAADEVSTADLADEVVLHPLDDTIEWDSLPGRPAVDRPATTADAIELVAAGIGVLVLPQSLARLHHRRDLTYRPVADAPQSGVALSWLEDETGDLMEQFIGIVRGRTVNSTRGRAPAPAPAPAERKPPARKPAGGKAGKPGAGRRGGGVAKRGKPRRRS
- a CDS encoding DUF5997 family protein, which encodes MTSHKTTQTMKPATAAKKLGVYLEATPPEFQEGVVSRDELNALQTDPPEWLRELRRTGPHPRQVVAAKLGVSIGGLARGGVTDALTTEQIDALKTESPAWLERERATQAEVRKEAERVKESGRENGKEQAN
- a CDS encoding kynureninase, with translation MTAADTSLARAEALDAADELAAFRGRFVPIADPGVVAYLDGNSLGRPLLATAERLQEVVTQEWGSRLIRSWDERWLTLPGQLGDELGRVALGAAPGQAIVADSTSVCLYKTIRAAVALRPGRDELVTDTANFPTDRFLVESVAAELGLTVRWIDADPWDGFGAEQVAAVVGERTAAVVLSHVDYRSAAIADLAGITRLAHEHGALVVWDLCHSVGSIPVELDAAGVDFAVGCTYKFLNAGPGAPAFLYVAARHHSAFGQPITGWMGAADTFGMAARYEPAPGIRRALSGTPPVLGLVGVREGVALLAEAGITRVRAKAVELGRWVLDLADAWLVPLGFTIASPRDDDRRGGHVTLRHPDAERLSAVLIDHGVIIDFRRPDGIRIGLSPLTTGFAEVRRAMARIRELA
- a CDS encoding MarR family winged helix-turn-helix transcriptional regulator; translated protein: MSSTSNGATPGYLVWRLSMKWRVAVDRALAPLGLTHAQYVLMASLYGLEGTGRQPSQRELADQTGLEALYVSKLARALDADGLIARTRDAADNRTVRLTLTGHGREIVRPAITTVSTLLDRLLAPLGGRDGARTDALVRELTLLLDTPLDPS
- a CDS encoding haloalkane dehalogenase, which produces MPETPVLDSVIHHEESGSGAPIVFLHGNPGSSYGWRNVLPDVGAGRLLAPDLIGMGRSGKPDVPYAFADHARYLDAWFDALGLADVVLVGHDWGGALAFDFAARHPGRVRGLAFFETIVKPMAWEDLSPQAAERSRKIRTPGVGEEMVLDRNLFVRQAFTGGVRTPVADLEPYLAPFPTPESRRPVLAWARQLPLGGDPAGLVTRIEAYDGWLASSDDVPKLLLTFEGSPTLLIGDAMTRWCRENVAALDVVAGGEAGHHAQEDRPKEIAAAIAAWADNHGLR
- a CDS encoding pyruvate dehydrogenase codes for the protein MATTVAEQLIEVLHAAGVRRIYGLVGDSLNPIADAVRRHPDFDWVHTHNEEGAAFAASAEAQVTGRLAVCAGSCGPGNTHLIQGLYDAHRSGAPVLALASHIPSDQIGTGYFQETHPERVFADCSHFTEMVNGAAQMPRLLRIAMQTAVGKHGVSVLVIPGDVGARPVAHETGTSPLAYRTPVEEPAAEDVRELAELINRAESVALFAGAGVRDARAEVLELAATVNAPMGHSLGGKEWIQYDNPYDVGMSGLLGYGACYEATQEADLLLLLGTDFPYDSFLPGRRTVQIDRDAARLGRRTPLELGVTGDVGATLRAVLPLLERRTDRTFLDKMLRRHAKALENVVSAYTKDITKLRPIHPEYVAAQLDELAGTDTIFTVDTGMCNVWAARYLTPGPGRRVLGSFRHGSMANALPMAIGAQTAAPGRQVVSLSGDGGLSMLLGELLTVREQNLPLKVVVFNNGSLGMIRLEMMVAGYPFYETDHGPADYAAIAAACGLQSVAVDDPAQVRPALERALASPGPFLVDVRTDPNALSLPPHITGEQVRGFALASTRTVLHGGVGRMLELARSNLRNIPRP